One segment of Chionomys nivalis chromosome 1, mChiNiv1.1, whole genome shotgun sequence DNA contains the following:
- the LOC130878877 gene encoding zinc finger protein 14-like yields MEPVTSEDVAVNFTVEEWALLDSTQKKLYSAVMEETFLNLIFIEKALEENIEEDYKDLSRNTRTLVIEKDCGYECNSECDKNQKPITETIINKDVQPRVRVHQSPLHVKNINCHSSSHGYLREQPRGIRSVCKEAMAKDFIHQKHWKLISHSESLLELETPPKEKPCKSQQYNETCRSLCFDQPQERAHTGDKLNENDLTRCTYGQNDEGINKEGRPFVCKLCEESVIHSNNLISHEKSNIGEKRYICSQCGKTFSYAKCFENHEVTHSREKPCACKHFRKAFTQYSYHNNNESSHIGKNPYACRHCGKAFTSSSYRNIHERIHTGERPYACNYCGKAFTSSAYCNIHERIHSGEKPYVCKHCGKAFSDLSRRSRHERSHTGENPYACKFCGKAFSDSSRRNRHERIHTGEKPYTCKYCGKTFTNFSSCKGHERVHTGEKPYVCKHCGKAFTRSNQLHAHERVHTGEKPYACKHCGKTFKTSTCRNLHEKIHTGEKDFVCKTCGKLFIQSSDLNKHERVHSKDKPYACTHCGKSFSDSSSRYRHERRHT; encoded by the exons ATG GAGCCAGTGACCTCTGAGGATGTTGCTGTGAACTTCACTGTAGAAgagtgggcattgttggattctACTCAAAAGAAGCTCTACAGTGCTGTAAtggaagaaacatttttaaacctGATCTTCATAG AGAAAGcactagaagaaaatattgaagagGACTACAAAGATCTCAGCAGAAATACAAG GACTCTGGTGATTGAGAAAGACTGTGGATATGAATGCAATAGTGAGTGTGATAAGAACCAGAAACCTATTACAGAGACTATCATCAATAAAGACGTGCAACCACGAGTAAGAGTTCATCAAAGTCCATTGCATGTAAAAAACATCAATTGTCATTCATCCTCACATGGGTATCTCAGAGAACAACCTAGAGGGATACGATCTGTATGTAAGGAAGCTATGGCAAAAGATTTTATACATCAGAAACATTGGAAACTCATCAGTCATTCTGAATCACTTCTGGAACTGGAAACTCCTCCTAAGGAGAAACCCTGCAAAAGTCAACAATATAATGAAACCTGTAGGAGTCTCTGTTTTGATCAGCCTCAGGAGAGAGCTCACACTGGAGATAAACTCAATGAGAATGACTTAACAAGATGCACATATGGCCAGAATGATGAAGGAATCAATAAAGAAGGGAGACCATTTGTATGTAAACTCTGTGAAGAATCAGTCATTCATTCCAATAACCTTATCAGCCATGAAAAAAGTAATATTGGAGAGAAAAGGTACATTTGTAGTCAGTGTGGCAAAACATTTAGTTATGCAAAATGTTTTGAAAACCATGAAGTAACTCACagtagagagaaaccctgtgctTGTAAACATTTTCGAAAAGCCTTCACACAATACAGTTATCATAACAATAATGAAAGCAGTCATATTGGAAAGAATCCCTATGCATGTAGAcattgtgggaaagccttcaccAGTTCCTCTTACCGAAACattcatgaaagaattcacactggagaaagGCCTTATGCATGTAACTATTGTGGAAAAGCTTTCACCAGTTCTGCTTATTGTAATattcatgaaagaattcacaGTGGAGAAAAGCCTTATGTCtgtaagcattgtggaaaagccttcagTGACCTAAGTCGCCGTAGCAGACATGAACGGAGTCACACTGGAGAGAATCCTTATGCATGTAAGTtttgtgggaaagccttcagtgACTCCAGTCGTCGTAACAGGCATGAAAGGattcacacaggagagaagccTTATACATGTAAGTATTGTGGAAAAACTTTCACTAATTTTAGTTCATGTAAAGGTCATGAAagagttcacactggagagaagccttatgtgtgtaagcattgtggaaaagcATTTACCCGCTCCAATCAACTGCACGCTCATGAAagagttcacactggagagaagccttatgcatgtaagcattgtggaaaaaCCTTCAAAACTTCTACTTGTCGAAACTTGCATGAAaaaattcacactggagagaaagacTTTGTCTGTAAAACATGTGGGAAACTGTTCATTCAGTCTAGTGATCTTAACAAGCACGAAAGAGTTCACTCCAAAGACAAGCCCTATGCATGTACGCATTGTGGAAAATCCTTCAGTGACTCCAGTAGTCGTTACAGACATGAAAGGCGTCACACGTGA